The genomic region catgctcattttcttaataactcaaaatcaaaccatataacctttgaatctaaatctttttaaataatcatctaaacaaaatctctaatttttataaaattttggcagcatctcttctaaaactcggactttgccacccttttcggtcCAAACCtatattcttttcaattcaacatacccttcctcatcatcataacaatcaccacaataaatctacctcagatcaataattatactcatacaatattcaaacccaacaaccaaaattcaactaaaaatcatagttcacaaatcctaggattttaacacaaaatacctcattttTCATTCAAAATTTCCATTCCAATTATTTTCAAACCTATTACCACCAATCCAAATTGCTAACAATAATCCTCAACAAGCTCCATATCTTttcatcaatcatcattcaaCCAAACTAAAATATAGCCATTTAATCAACAATTCAATCACATATGCTTTCAAAGATCCAACTAGCAACCAATATCATCTTACAAACAAATCACCAAACCAAACCAAGCATATTCATCAAcccattactaaacattaaatatacacctgcattccaacttatcctatggtcatctagcctaagttttcacagaacattatatattaaatgcaagaaacctaaaccataccttagccgattcccaagaattattccaagacaattttcctaaaagaacacagccctcaaaacctcaactaatccgcttcctccaagctccagtattcacaatttcaagctccaattatttatttacaacctaatacacatttataacacatatatacccaatttaatactcaaagctcaaattaaatgaaattaaaatggaattatgattttctcaccttacccaagcttcacataagcaagagtgaacgttttcctcaagctaattggatcctaaaacatcaaagagtAAAGAAATTTAATACCTCCACTTAATTTCCCAAAAATTGGAGAATAAAATAATgatttacctatgaaattgttccggtagaaatgtagagctcgacgcggtggacgcgtggccacaaacggtgcggcgatcagagctcGGACGGAGGAGTTACGGCAAATTAAATTTACCGTGAGGGTTGGAAACGTTCTTCGTTTCTCTCTTCCCCTAAATGTGTTTCACGCTGCCTCTGCTGAATGGGGGAGAAGAGAGACTTGGATTCATTAAATGCTGggccggttgggcccacgggcccggtttgggcccggttcaaccggCTCGGCCCGTTCGGTCTAATTTTTGATCGATTTttttgaaattggtgtcaaaattctcgtttcgacgagctctattctaatttaatataatattcacatttctaatcctccttattaaaaaataatttattgactaattatttactaatttaaccggggtttacaagCGCCGCCGAAATTAACAAAGATAATGGCAATTCTTTAAACCCGCCATAAAATTAGTGCCATTTTTACCAACATTTTTTTGTAGTGGCCACTCATAATGAACACCATATTCTTAGGTTACTGCATAAACCACATCAACCATACTATATTAACATATACTCTAGTGTGTTGCATTCGGTTTAGTTTATTTTCCAGAGTCCCCTTAATAAGGAAAACTGCAGAAAGCCAATAACTTAGCATATTATCCAACCAAAATATAGAATCCAAATTATGGAAATGCCATAGATCATATCCTCACCCAGCACTtaaaatgaaccaaaataaaattaaaatttattgaaaattttgaaaaaaatttgtatAAAGTAAACATCTCTTGATATTAAAGCAAGGTTAGAGATATTGTATGATTAATACACCACCAAACTTTGTTAAATACAGATTCAATGTGACcaaataaaatagataaatatattGGTCTAGCTATTTGAGTTTCTATTTTGCTAATTTTATGCAATTGCTTTATGTTTAATCTTGTTTCACATATGACTGAGGTATATCAAAGACCAAGGAAAGCCATTTTCAACATGAAGTGGTGGAGGGGTTTTTGATGCATTAGATATAATAGATTATATTAATCTTATGATGAGAAATTAAATAAACAAGTTTCTATAAAAATATACCAGTAATTTTGAGGTTTTATGTCCCTGTGACATACTTCAATGCTGTTGTGAAGATAAGCAAGTGCTCTAAATATCTACAACATAAGAAAGAGTAGAGATTAATGCACACCAACAAAGTGACAAATAGAAAGAAAAGGGCTTACTATTTGTGCTACAACTGGAAACAAAAGAGATTATTATTAACAAGGAAGAGCATTACAAACCTCACACCTAAAGTAAAGAGAAAGACGTGAACAGAGTCTACTTGAGGGGGAAAAATGCATTAAGAGCACTTAAGTTGAAAAATTGCAAAAATTCATTAAGTACATTAAGAGCACTTAagatgaaaaattgaaaacagagtCTACTAGAGCTATATGTGCACATTTGACATTAGAAAACCCACGTCACCATACCAAAATTTTAACCATAGTATATATAGCATATAGATATTATAAAATGCTTAAGCTTCCCAAGTTTAGATACCAAATGTCCAGATAGATTAGAGTTATCAAGATTCCTGTAAAAAGTAACACAAGGTGATCAATTTAATAGAAAATGTCAATGGAATACTAACTACTTAAAAGCTTACTAGTAAATTCCTTAAAAGCTTTTTCTGCAAACAGAAAACATGAAGAAGAATATCAATGCAGTTCACAGTGCACATAATACCAGGAGAAAACAAGTATCACATGATTCTAATCAATCCTATAATTATGAAAAAATTCAGTGAAGACCTTACTCAATTTTTTCTAACAATCCCTGATTTCTGACctaaaaataaattgaacaaggaagaaaatcaaaacctggaattaaataaaataagtagcAGTTAGCATAGAATAATTAAAACctagaatcaaacaaaataaggTTGATGAGGAGAACAAAAGCTCGAAGAACAGAAACTAATAGAATACCTCGCAAATCGCATCAACGGAAGTAAATGTACCATCAGAGGATAAGCATTGATGGACATGACATCGATGGAGGGGAAGAATCATTGATGGAGGAGAAGCTTGCAGAGCAGCAGTGATGTCATTTTCGAATTCTGCCACACCAACGCAACTCTTACATGCATAAAACAATGAATTGAAAGAATAGTAATAAATAGAGAGGAAGTAACAAATCATAAATCaaaagaagatgaggaagaagaggatGAGAATTTCGTATAAAAACCTAGAAATGAGAAGGGACACGGAGAAGACGAGTTAGGGTAAGAAGCTCGCACAACATAGAACGCAGAAGCTCGATGGAGGAGAAGCTCGCATCAATGGCAGAGAAGCTCACAAGAATAGAGGAGAAGCTCGCATCAATGGAGGAGAAGAAGCCACTAGAGGAGAAGCTCGTTCCTCACGCTTTACTCTCTTCTACTCGCAATTAGGTTTAGGTTGGGCTTTCTTCTAATTAAATAGTAGATAACAGCGGTTCGTACTGCCAAAAATGTCCCTGACTTACAGATACATTATGGCAGTGATATAAACCGCCTCAATTCATGAATATTGTGGCGTTTTAAGGAAACCGCCTTAATATTAATGATGTTTTAACCAACTTTTTTTGTAGTGTCCTTTGCTATTGGCTTGCCTTGGATTGTTTGCTTAGGGTGTTGtgttattgtttatgaatgtatCGCGTTATTTGGTTTGGATTATAGTTGTTATCAAGGAACGTTATGCTGCTGTTAATGTTGTTTTGTGGGCGGTTGGTTGGGTTTGCTCTGAGTCATAGTATTAGAGAAGTGTTTGATTGGCATATTCAATAGCCGTTTTGTTTTTCGATAGGCACGCTCAAATGCGTCGGTAGTCAATATTGTTTGCTGGAATACAATATTTAGTAAAGGGGAATGATAGGGGTAGATGTTTAGTTTGTAATATATATTTGTTTGAGAAATTGCGGGGTGgtgtgcctcattaaaacctctccaGCAAAACCCTCCTTAGGGAAAAAtctggtagtaggaaaaagagtgcaccacCGTGTCTGACTTATAGACTAACTGAAATACATTTTCAGGGAGGATATGTTCCATGTATTTGGTAAGATAGTTCCATCAAGCTTTTGTATTTTGTAAGCCCCCTTGCCAACGACTTTGTATACTTTGAATGGTCCTTCCTAGTTTGCACTTAGTTTGCCATGTCCTTATGGTTTTCGTATGTCTTCGATTTTTCTGAGTATGAGGTCACCTTCCGAAAATATCCTCGGTTTGATCTTCTTATTGTACTTCCGAGCTATAGCTCGTTTTGTTGCTAGTTGCTGAAGTGCTGATTTGTCTCGATCTTCCTCTATGAGGTCAAGCTCGGCTTTTCTTTTCTCTATGTTGTCGCTTTCGCTTGCACTTGTGGTTTTGTTACTTCGTAGGGATACTTCAAATGGTATCATGGCGTCGCATCCGTATACTAGCCTGAAGGGTGTTTCCTTTGTTGATGATTGCTCGGTGGTGTTGTAGCTCCATATTACTTCAGGGATAAGCTCGGTCCATTCTCCCTTTGAATCTTCTAGTTTCTTTTTAAGGCCTTGCAAAATGATCTTATTGGCGACTTTGGCTAGGCCGTTAGTTTGCGGATGTTCAACAGAAGAAAATTGTTTGattattttgaaattttgcaGAAAATTTGTGAACTTTTGATCTATAAATTGTCTGCCATTATCAGTAATAATGAATTGAGGAATACCAAAGCGGCATAGGATGTTTTTCCATACAAAGGAAATCATTTTTTCAGAAGTGATTTTTGCCAATGGTatagcctctatccatttggtaaAGTAATCTATAGCGACAATTAGAAATTTAACCTGGCCTAGAGTAGGGGAAATGGTCCGAGGATATCTAACCCCCATTTGTTGAACGACCAACATATCTCGGATGTATGTAACTGCTCGGCTGGGTTGTGAATGATTGGTGCATGACGTTGGCATTGATCGCAGTGTTTGACCTTATTCATGCAATCCTGTTTAAGCTTCGGCCAGTAATAACCAGCTCTAAGAATTTTGGCGGCTAAGCTTCGGCCGCCGATGTGTGTGCCACAGACTCCTTCATGGACTTCGTCTATTGCCAATTTGGCTTCTGTTGTACTTAGACATCGTAATAGAGGTCTTGTAAATCCTCTTTTGTACAACTCGGTTCCGACTATGGTGTAGAAGCTTGCTCTTCTTTTGAATTTTCGTGGATCTTGGATGTTGTTTGGTATGATACCTATTTTCAAGTAAGTTATGAGGGGTGATCTCCAATTGTCTTCCTGCAGGATACTCAAAATTGTTGTTAGCATAAAACTGGGTTCGTCTAGTGTTAATTGGGATAGTATGGATGTTTTGGTTTGATTTCTTGTTGTTGCTAATTTTGAGAGGAGGTCCGCTTTGTTATTTTGCTCTCGAGGTATATGGGAAAtattaaatttctaaaaattaCTTATAAGATTACTAACTGTTGTGTTGTACTTTTTTAATAGGGGGTCTTTTACCTGAAAGTTACCTGTTACTTGTTGTACTACTAGGAGAGAATCACATTTGACGTTTATCTGTGTGACGCCCATGGTATGAGCTAGTTGCAGTTCTGCTATTAAAGCTTCATACTCGGCCTGGTTATTGCTTGCGTGGAAAGTGAATTGTAGTGATTGTTTGTATTGTATTCCGTGATCACCCTCGAGGAGTATTCCCGCTCTGGAGCCGTTGCTATTTGAGGCTCCGTCGACATATAGCGTCCATATGTTGTCTTTAGGAGCTTGGTCTTCTAGAGTAAGTTCTGCAACGAAGTTGGCTAGTGCTTTGTGATTTGATGGCACCTCTGGATTAGTATTGGATGTCGTATTCTGATAGTTCGATTGACCACTTGATTAATCTTCCTGCTAGTTCGGGTTTCGTTAGTATCTGTCTTAGTGGTTGTTCCGTTCTGACCACGATGGTGTGGCTTTGGAAATAGTGTCATAGGCGCCTGGTTGTTGTGACTAGACCTAAGGCTAGTTTTTCCAACTTTGGGTAGCGAGTCTCGGCGTTTTGAAGTGATTTGCTGACGAAGTATACTGGATGCTCTTGCTTTCCTATTTCTGTCACTAATACAGAACTGATAGCATTGTTAGTGATAGATAGGTATAAATAAAGTGGTTTACCTATTTCTGGTGTTTGGAGGATTGGAGGGGCTGAAAGTATGGTCTTTAGTTCTGTGAAGGCTGCTTCGCATTCCTCGGACCAGTAGAACTTTTCTTGTTTCTTCAGGTTCTTGAAAAAGTGATGTGATCGGTGGGCTATACGAGGGAGGAATCTGGCCAGTGCTGCAAGTCGGCCGGTTAGTTGTTGGACTTCTTTGACTGTCTTTGGGCTTCGCATGTTTAGGATCGCTTGGCACttttctggatttgcttcaataccTCGGTAAGTAAGCATAAAGCCGAGGAATTTTCTGCTTTGTACCCCGAAAGCACATTTTTCTTGGTTtagtttcatattgtatcttcgtTGTTGTTGGAATATCTCTGTTAGGTCTTTGGCGTGGTTTGCCATGTGTGTTGATTTTGCCACCATGTCATCGACATAGACTTCTATGTTTCTTCCGATTTGCTTTGCGAAAATTTTGTCCATGAGGCGTTGATAGGTAGCGCTTACATTTTTAAGTCCAAATGGCATAACCTTATAACAGAAATTACCAATGTCAGTAATAAAAGCAGTCTTATCTTGGTCAGCCTCATGCATTAAGATTTGGTTATAGCCGGAATAGGCATCCATAAAACTTAGGCATTGAAAACCAGAAGAGTTATCAACAAGTTTGTCAATGCATGGGAGGGGTATGCGTCCTTTGGACAGGCCTTGTTGAGGTCTGTATAGtccacacacatcctccacttACCATTGTTCTTCTTTACCATTACCACATTGGCTAACTAGGTGGAGTATCTGAGCTCTTTGATAAAGCCAGCGTTTAGTAGTTTTTGAGTCTCCTCCAGGGAGGCCGTCCTTTTGTCAGTGCTGAGGTGTCTTTTCTTCTGAGCTATAGGTCTCATTGACGGGTTGATGGCTAGCTTGTGGCAGATGACGTTGGGGTCTATTCCTGACATATCTGCTGGTGTCCATGCGAACAAATCAATGTTTTGTCTCAATAGCTCGACTACTTGAGTTTGCTCGTCATTTCTTAGTGCGTTGCCGAGGTATGTATACTTGTCTTCGTTGCTTGGTAATTGAACTTTAGTGAGGTCGTCGATTGGCATTGGTCGTTCTTGATTGTTGGTCCTTGGATCTAGGTCTACCAAGGGGGATAGTTGTTCCGAGTTATACACCGCCTGGACGTATTGTTGATCAGGCTGTTTTGGTTGTTCGCTCTTTAGGCTGGCGTTATAGCACTGTCTGGCGTCCTTTTGGTCTCCATGGATAGTGACAATTTGTTATCCTGCGAAAGGAACTTGACACACAAATGTACGGTAGAAACAACAGCATTGAATGCATTTAATGATGGTCTGCCTAGGATGATATTATAGGGACTTTTGCAATCTACTACAAGATATGGTATTTCTAAGGTTCTGTTGTTGGGATAGTCTCCAAAGGTGGTCTGTAACCAGATGTAACCTCGGATAGACACTCGCTCACCTGAGAAACCTACCAGTTCTCCGGATGATGGTTGGAGGATTTTGTCGCTCAGATTCATTTTTTGGAATGTTGAGTAGAACAGCACGTCCGCACTGCTCCCTGGGTCCATCAGGATCTTTTTTACCAGAGGTTCTCCGACCTGTGCTGTGATGACTACGGGGTCATCTAGATTTCGATCAGCAGCCTTATAGTCCTCGGGACTAAATGAGATTTCCGATTTGTCCTTGTTGACAGGTTGGGATAAAGTTGACTCTGTCATGGTCATCATAGCTCGGTACGACCTTTTTCTTGCCGAGTTCATGCATCCTCCACCTGCAAAACCACCAGAAATGCAGTTTATTATTCTGCGGGGTGGATTGTTATCATTGTCTACCTTTTTTCCCTTGTCTCGGGAGTTGTCAGTTTCTTTGGGTTGATGGTCGAGGCCTTCGATACTCCTCCTTCGTCCTCGGCTGTCAATGTATTTGTCTAACAGTCCCTGGCGGGCCAGCTTCTCGAGGACGTCCTTTGCTATTACGCAGTCGTCTGTAGTGTGGCCGTACTTTTGGTGGAAAGCACAATACTTAGATCTGTTCACGTGCCTCTGGTCCTTATATGTACCGGCTCTGTTCGGGGGTTTGATGAGTTTGGAATGCAGAATGTCTTTTACAATGTCCTCCCTTTTCGTGTTGAAGGGAGTGTAGCTGTCGAACTTAGGAGTTAGTCTGAATGATTTCTGGTTCGTCCTGCCGGTTAAGTGCCTATTTTGCCTTTCTTCTTCCCTATTTGGAGTAGGTTTTTCTGCTCTTCGTAGTGCTCGAAATTCTTCAACTTCAATTTGAGTTGTTGCTTTCTCTTGGAACTCGGCCAGGGTCTTAGGTTTCGCTATTACTATGGATTCTTGGAATTTTCCTGGCCGGAGGCCACTTTTAAGGGCATGGAGATGTACTTCGGAGTTTAGGTTGGGTATTTTGTTGGTTGCTTCCGCAAACCTGGTCATGTAGTCTTTTAGGCTCTCGTTCGGCCCTTGTTTGATGGTACTCAGATAATCAAAGTTGTGGACATATATTTTAGACGCAGCGAAGTGATTGACCAACTGGTTGGCTAGCtcatcaaagtttgagatggaacCTTCGGGTAGGTTAGAGAACCAGATGAGGGCGGCTCCATCCAGAAAGGTTGGGAAGGTTCGGCATAGGATGGGGACAAACTCTTTATTCATGAACATCATGGCATAAAATTTGGTGATGTGGATATTTGGGCCTCCTATTCCTTGGTAGGGTTTTAGGGTTGAAGGCAGGGTGAGATTCTCGGGCATTTTGAAGCTCATAACTTCTTTTGTGAAAGGGTTGGTTCTTTTGATAATTGTCTTTGTGGTTTTGGGGGTGGTTTGTCTAGTTTCCGAAGTATGTTTGTCGTTGTCTTCCTTGTGCTCGACATTTTTGTGTTCTTCTTTGGTACAGTCGTGCTCCATCTGTCGCAAGAGCTCAGCCATTCTTTGATTATCGGCCCTGAGGGCCTCATTGATTGCCAAGATTTCCGCCTAATTGATGTCGGAGGGAGCATGACTATGCTTGTCCGCCATCTCTCGTGTCCTGCAAAAGGAAATGAAGAGATATGCAAAATAAAGAAAACTGGGGTTAGAGAGATTTGGGTCCCACGGTAGGCGCCAAATGTTCCTGTGTGAAAATAGACTCCGAGATATAGCTCATTCTCGTGATATTCGAACTGGCTTTCCTTGGAGCAAAGGGAGTGAAACGTTGTCTTCTTGCGGGGAAGCGGCGTTGGATACCTGCAaagggactccaacgctcaagtaaaTAAGAGTATGAATAATAGAGATGATATTCAGAGTGAATAACGTACCTATGACTGAGTGAGTCATTCGTATATAATGGGATTTACCGAGGGCAATTATGCATATCTGTTTGTTACCGATTTGGATGGGATCTTCATTGGTGGCTTGTTTCTCGAGATTTCAGTGGTTCCAGGAGAGATTTGTGGAAGGGTTGTGTGCTGACTCAGTTCCAAATTCATTGCTATCTGGTTGTTTTAGTCTAAcggatcatatatatatatatatatactactttcattattgaaaaaataatataGTAGATCTCGTACATTGAACATAAAAAgagttaagaaattaaaaaattacaatACAATTTTATGGTCCTTAAAAGTTAAGGGTTCAGTGAATAAGAAAATACCGGTAATTAATGTTGTCGGTAAAAGACCATCGACAAAATTGTTATGAGGAAGTATAGGAAGCTAATGGagtatttgtataatgtgtataaTGGATTGTATTGTGTTCGATTCAgtaggatatcagatgtttattatctcTGATACCCGAATGGTTATTTTGGATAATATGAGTGTATTGTGTTTGataaattagtagtattttattcTAGATGTtcatttttaactcatattaaactaaataaacagcctattatacacattgtacagataCTCTATTAGCTCTCTAGAAAGATTCGTTATAATTTATACCTTggctttatttttaattgacctCTTATAAACACCAAACCTCTTATAAACACCAATTTAACGTTCAAAAAGATATATCCATCGTACTGTACGAGACCACACACACGTTATTCTCTCAGAAAATCACACCCAGTACATCATCATCACGATAATATCCATCTACACCAAAATTACTTTTAACTTGACTTTTTTTTCGTGTTGTACCAAAATCCAATAATTTGGCATAAATTCTTTTATCATTAGATCACATTTAACATCGTTAATCATCTTAAATTTAGCATATTTACAATTGACACATAGACACTTAACCTTACTCAATCTTAGGTCACCATCGAACAACAGACAAATATTTAAGAATTTGTCTAAGTCTTCGACAAAAAAAGGTTTCAAATTCTCTACTTGAATAAACCCTATCATACATCCAGAAATAATTTTGAGCTATTAGCGCTTAATTATTTTTACATTGTCCATAAAAGAGTTTGTagctaaattttattaattaagtgtttcaaaatttttaaaaattttaaaagtctCTCCCATAATTAAAACACTCCAAAATTTCTAACTATCAATCTTAATCATATATTTCATAAATTCAACGAAGTATAATACAACATAGACAatctaacttaaaaaaaatatctacTTTGTTAATCAACCCTATATATGGTAGTCTCGCataattagaaaaaataaaatttttcatgttaaaatttattttcacttGCAATAAATTATTTACGATTTTCAATTACAATTTTCAATTAGTTACTTGAAAGTAAAATTACATACCGATCTCAACAAGAATTTCAATACGTAACTACTGTTTGATTTGAGAATCGGATATAATGGATGTTAAGCACTTTTTCTTGAGCTTCCTACTTGATTAGTTTTATGAAAGGAATGTTAGTTCCatagtttcttttaaaaataaatgaaattgaAGCAGCGTTGCTGTTACGTTCTTTTTTATGTGATTGTACGTACATTGTTCTTATAAGTTTAAATATTGGAAGATGGTGTTTATAGTTAAGTCACTTGGTTTGCTATCCAGGTTAAAGAAAACTATCCGAAAGTCACTTAGATAAAGACGTTAAAAAcgtcatttttttaaaattattgtttagtaattaaaatttaatacatattatttttgtcaaaattaaattagataaattaatttGGCCAAAAAATCGAtgaatcaaattttaattaatatttttttataaaaaatgactacaatatctttattatagaaaataaaataatactcttttatatatatatatataagaatcctaaattttaaattctaattcttCTCTTCTCCGTGNNNNNNNNNNNNNNNNATGGATCCGTCCCTGTATATTAGTtattttctataataagggtattgtagtaattttttataaaaaaatattaatttagctCAATTCAAAGTTTGGCTTATCAATTTTTTAGTCAAATTACAAATCGATTTCTAATTATGACAGAAATAATACGGTTTAATCGATtacatatattaaattttaattgttaaaaaatatgtaaaaaaaaataaaaaataaacatcttTACGTGAGTGGCTTCTTCTCCAAAACAGATGCAGCGGAAAACGTAGGAATATGGTCATCATTATAAGCCATAGAGATAGCTACATTATTGTTAAATTTCATGGCTGCACTGTTTGCCATCCATGGCTCCGTTCAGAAGCGCGCATAATCACAAGACGAAATGAATTATAATACAAGTAAAATCATACACGAAATTCATCCATTAGATGAGCATGCGTTTTTAATCCTACCAACCAAACACATTAAACTACAAGTTATTTCCCGTTAAGACAAACTTACATTGGCACAAAGAAACCATACAAAAGGAGGAGGATCCTACTAGTTTTACATGCATGCAATACGAACTAAATCCAAAACGAAAACACACAAATAAGAAACAAATTCAGTTGAAcgtaacaaaacaaaacaaatacaATCACTATTTTCTCTCTTCACTAATGTCTCAATTAACCTGAGCCTCCAAGCACACCCTTGAGCTTCTTCACCTGAGCAGCATCAAGAAAAGTTGTCTGCGTTATCAACTCAGTTGGGAAATCACTCTTGAACAACGCAAAGTCCAAGATTTGAAGTCCAGGATTGGCACTGCTGAAGCTCACAAACGCCAAAGCCTGAGTCCCACCACCATTGAGTTGGAAGTGTAAAAGCCCTTGAGGATACACCATAACATCTCCCTTCTTGAGGGTCTTGAAATACACCGTGTTGTCGGAAGAAACGAACCCTGCACAGATCGTTCCTTGCACCACAACAAGGAGCTCCGAGGCACCGGGGTGCGTGTGGAGTGGTACCACTCCACCTGGTGCCAAGTCTAAACGGGCCGCGGAGATTCCAAGGCCGTTGACGCCTGCAAACTGGGCATCAAATGCAGGCGTCACAGAGGCTTTTATGATGTTTGAGGTGTTTCCAACGGCTCCAAGGCCACTATAGACGAAATCGTCTACGGTGACCTTTGCAGGACTTTTACAAGAATACCCTGCAGGGCCGTTGGGAGCTGTGTAGTCAGCAACACAGAAATCTACTACGGAAGCCTGGGAGAAGGTGAAGAgagaaaatattaagaagataGCGGCGAGAACCATCTTCATTTTTTTGTAGTGTTTTAATTTCTACGTATGTGTGTGTGGTTCTGTCATATCGGCTTcgttgtgtgtatatatatttgTAAGTGGGAATGCGGGAGAGTGTACATACATTTAACTTTACCATTTGCATTTACTGGCTTGGTTAAAATTGAGGGGATTTTTTGGTTAATCTAGCTAGGGGTGGAAACGACAGAAATTTTGAACTAGAAATCGATGCATGTGATCAGTGTAATAACAAGAAGAGTctttttggtttgaatttgggaAGCGTAATCTTCTGTGTATGTTGTAAATTGCTGTAAGATTATTTCTTTCAGTGCCTTGTACTCTAGCTAATTTTCTAGCGTGATTTTTGGAACTGAATTGTTAGGTATAATTTCTATATAAAAAATCCTATTTGTCTTTTAAAGTTTATCTTTTAATNNNNNNNNNNNNNNNNNNNNNNNNNNNNNNNNNNNNNNNNNNNNNNNNNNNNNNNNNNNNNNNNNNNNNNNNNNNNNNNNNNNNNNNNNNNNNNNNNNNNNNNNNNNNNNNNNNNNNNNNNNNNNNNNNNNNNNNNNNNNNNNNNNNNNNNNNNNNNNNNNNNNNNNNNNNNNNNNNNNNNNNNNNNNNNNNNNNNNNNNNNNNNNNNNNNNNNNNNNNNNNNNNNNNNNNNNNNNNNNNNNNNNNNNNNNNNNNNNNNNNNNNNNNNNNNNNNNNNNNNNNNN from Arachis ipaensis cultivar K30076 chromosome B02, Araip1.1, whole genome shotgun sequence harbors:
- the LOC107625920 gene encoding auxin-binding protein ABP19a-like, which encodes MKMVLAAIFLIFSLFTFSQASVVDFCVADYTAPNGPAGYSCKSPAKVTVDDFVYSGLGAVGNTSNIIKASVTPAFDAQFAGVNGLGISAARLDLAPGGVVPLHTHPGASELLVVVQGTICAGFVSSDNTVYFKTLKKGDVMVYPQGLLHFQLNGGGTQALAFVSFSSANPGLQILDFALFKSDFPTELITQTTFLDAAQVKKLKGVLGGSG